One Siniperca chuatsi isolate FFG_IHB_CAS linkage group LG3, ASM2008510v1, whole genome shotgun sequence genomic region harbors:
- the cxxc4 gene encoding CXXC-type zinc finger protein 4 translates to MSNINNALCIENGQNADVSLLQKDNLQDGGLSQLLDYNAEMERYRSFANFYKTNGAFPQTAKIARITTPIFPSARIGMSPWNCDNAMLWGRKSAAINPNRTSMHRNDSQRPGKPGVPPETLQMANNNFLSTLSPEHCRPLAGECMNKLKCGAAEAEIMNLPERVGTFSAIPALGGISLPPGVIVMTALHSPAASAAVTDSAFQIANLADCPQNNSSVSSGNPAKKKRKRCGVCAPCRRLINCGVCSSCRNRKTGHQICKFRKCEELKKKPGSSLERTPVNNGEAFRWFF, encoded by the coding sequence ATGTCTAACATAAACAATGCGCTTTGCATTGAAAATGGACAGAACGCAGATGTGTCTCTCTTACAAAAGGATAATCTTCAGGATGGTGGATTAAGCCAGCTTTTGGATTATAACGCAGAAATGGAAAGGTACAGGTCTTTTGCAAACTTTTATAAAACCAATGGGGCATTTCCACAGACTGCTAAGATTGCCCGCATCACAACGCCCATTTTTCCCAGTGCTAGAATTGGCATGTCCCCTTGGAACTGCGATAACGCCATGCTCTGGGGAAGGAAATCAGCAGCAATAAACCCTAATAGGACCAGCATGCATAGAAATGACTCCCAGAGGCCGGGGAAGCCTGGCGTGCCGCCAGAGACGCTGCAAATGGCAAATAATAATTTCCTCTCTACCTTATCCCCCGAACACTGCAGACCTTTAGCAGGAGAATGCATGAACAAGCTGAAATGCGGCGCTGCTGAAGCAGAGATAATGAATCTCCCAGAACGCGTTGGAACTTTTTCCGCTATCCCGGCTTTAGGGGGCATCTCATTACCTCCCGGGGTCATCGTCATGACAGCCCTTCACTCCCCCGCAGCCTCAGCAGCCGTTACAGACAGTGCGTTTCAAATTGCCAATCTGGCAGACTGCCCACAGAATAATTCCTCGGTATCCAGTGGAAACCCAgcgaagaagaaaaggaaaaggtgTGGGGTCTGTGCACCCTGCAGGCGGCTAATCAACTGTGGTGTCTGCAGCAGTTGTCGGAACCGCAAAACGGGCCACCAGATCTGCAAATTTAGGAAATGCgaggagctgaagaagaagCCAGGCTCGTCGCTGGAG